The Gossypium hirsutum isolate 1008001.06 chromosome D06, Gossypium_hirsutum_v2.1, whole genome shotgun sequence genome contains the following window.
taaagtccaTTCTAAGTGGATTCATACAACCACGGATCGAGTTTTGCCATCCCGACCACTTGCTAACATCCAATaatcaacaaaagaaaaaagaaaaaatctgaAGAGGGAAAAATAGATCCTTACAAAGATTAACAGTATCAACTTTGATCAATCTAAAACTAAATTCCACACTCAACAGCTTGAATTGCATACCTAAAGATACTAATAAGAAAAACACAGTCTGAATGAAAAGAAAATCTGAAATCAATCAAGAATATTCAAATCAATTTCCCACTGAATTATAGTAACTCACTCCCACCAATCATTCAATTGTAATTCAAAATCAATGGAACCCAAAGCATAAAATcagaattaaaaaccaaaattagaaagaaaaaaaaacacaataaaaaaatattaataatgattaAGTGCTAATTACTATAAGCTAAAATGAAGCCAGTATAAAATCATCAACATCTAATcgtaaaagaaaaaagataaagaTCATACAAATCATACCCAAGTAGCAGATTTTAATGGAAACAATCACGAACACAGTATTAGTACATGCAAAGTACCCAGAGCAATAAATCTGAGTGAAAAGTCAAAACTTcagggaaaaaaaatcaaaatatatatttttaaaaagcaGATGTTAATGAAATACTAAATCGAGTCAAACccaaaagttaaaataaaataaatcaataatttgatcaaagaaaaagaaacaacctTCAACAGATTCATGGCAATGCAAAGTAACATGAGAGTCCCTTTTTCTCCATTTAATAAAAGATTGATCTTCCCACACTTTGTAACCATTTTCTGATGGAAAACCAAGTTGACTTACTATCAAAGaagccatttttctttttcacttttcaGCATACACCAGACTGTGAAGTGAAATACTGAAATTTTATAGCTTTTTTTTAGAGATATTATCTGATTAGTTTTGGTATAATATGACAATGTTGTCCTATTAGATTGCCACTTATGACACGTTTTTTAACTTGCTGCTTGCAGAACAAAAAGGTTGTACGGACCGACCAATATTATCCTTCTTAACTTATTTTTTTCTCAGCTGTTTAGAGGGAAAAAAAATATGGCTTTAGCACATCTTTCCCATTAAGTTTTAGgagtttaattgaaattttaaaaattttaagggttttaatgaatattctaaaaaaatttgacgagtttaattgaatttttttggaaaaaattgatgagaattttttaaaattataaggcttaattaattttttttaaaattcagggtataattaaaattttaaaaaaaaagttgggAGCATATACCTCAACAACCGTCCTCTGTCTTTTAGTATTCAAATTTGACACACTTTTCTAATATGGTATctggatttttttttattgaatataGTACATGTATTtgagaaaaaattataaatgaacttttttaatgtttaatttcattaaaaattattcagatgaaatttcataattaattaatgatattaactaTTAGTTTTTATTAAGTCTACCTTGAAACCTGAAAAAgaaagggtaaattacatttgATCACCCAACTTTCATAAGTTTCATTTTGTGAAttggaaataaaaaatttgtaaattggGCACTACCATTGACAATCATTTTCATTTTACTAACCCAActttaataagtttttattttgatcacccgttgttaatttaatgttattatacgctcattttagtcacccaacttcaataaatttttatttcgATCACTCATTtcatcttttttatattttattttattttctctaaaaTAAATTAGGTTTTTACATTTGTAACTCAattctttatataaaaaaacataagctttaaaaaagagaaattaaagGAAATTACAAAGATAAATTGGTTTTCTTTATAATTCCTATAAAATCTCATGCTTTTTTCCTTTtactagaaaaaaaaagtaaaattattccTGAAAAgggagaaaataaagaaaattaaaaagattttttttcctGTAAAAATCTAAGTTAATTCCCTATAAAACCTCAAGTTTTTcccttttactaaaaaataaaattaattctaaaaaatataattaatttttttaaaaatgaaacgAATGATCAAAATCAAAACTTATTAAAGTTTGGTGATTAAAACGAgtatacaataatattaaaataatgaggtacaaccaaaataaaaacttattaaagttaggtgactaaaatgaaaacttattaaagttaagtaactaaaatgaaaattgttGTTAACAGTAGTgtccaatttatttttatttttttaaattttcgacatgaaaatttatgaaagtcATCGAACGAACAGGAGTATAGTTTATCCAAAAAGAAACCCCAACCATCCGACtatatttaatcatttctttGCTCTTGACCGCTCTAAATAGGAAGTTGATAACATTGTGAATGGCCATATCTGTGAAATTGGTAATATTCAGCAAAGAAATCTCTGGCATAATTTGTTAGAACCTCAGGAAACAAAGGAATGGAGTTATTTTCAATAATGGTGACCATTGCATTGCTGAGCTGCGAGATATTTTAAGAGGAGCAAACCTGGCGGATTTGGTCCTTTGAACAGGAACTTTGATTTTACAAGCGTTCACCCTACAATGGGTTTAAATCACAGAGATTGCCTACTTGATACTCACCCTACAACTCACATCAGGAGTTTAAATCGCAGAGATTGCTAGCGCACACATGTTGGCAATGATATATTTATCCTACAAAACTCACGTCGTGGTTTTGAACAGCAAGGATTGTCTGCTTCTGGTGTTTACACGTGATAGCAATGACTTGCTCTTATGGTGTGAGTTATACCCAAAAAAACCCTGGTAGATAAGTGCAGCAAATTGAATGGCAGGCTCCAAATGAAGGATGGGTTCAACTCAACTAAGATGAGACCTGCATATGTTTGTTAGGCCCCATTTTACCTATGCTCGGGACTGTAATTTGATTTCACTAGTGTTTAAGGCATTTGCCTCCTTTGGTAAAAAAGAAGAGACTATGAAGCAACATAAGTAAAAACCACTTTAACCAGAATACATGTAACTGCTAATGTGTGGCGTCTAAAAGAGGGCAGTTCATATTGGGATCTATGAAAGTATAATTTTTGAGGGGGATAAACACACTAACATCTGCTTTACATGTACATATCAAAAGATTCATATCAGGAATGAACAAAATACCTAACTAGACCTCTCTGAATGATATTAACACTTGGAGAGACAGATGCCTACTGCTTAACCTCCCCCTCATTATCGTCCTGAGCAACACTTCGGTCACGGTTCCCTTGAGAGTTATCATCTTGAGTAACACTTTGATCGCGGTTCCCTTGAGAATTCTCTGGAGCAACACCTCGCTCACGGTTCCCTCGAGATTTTcggaaatattttgaaacaaaagcTTCAGCCAAATCAGGATATTTCCCCTTGATCATGTTCTCCAGACACTTGAGATAAGAGAAATCTTGCTTATGACCATCGGTTGTGACAACATAGAGGCACCTGGTATCCAGGAAAAGGCTGTGCTTGTTTACCTGTTTTGCATCAAATGGTGATGCACAACAAATAATTGATTaatcctttcttttcttctctgaaagaatatataattaaaatccataaatactatgtacccaaaaaaatattaatatcacTATAAAATTGCACACCATCATTCATAGGTAACTCATTCCAAAATCATAGGTAACTCATTccaaaatcaaattcaaattcagaacCGGTCTTATATAGACTGAAATTGGAACTGTTAAActgaccaaaaaaataaaaagatcacTTCATCCTATGCTGATGACTATATGCAATCATGTTTTCCCCAAGTCTTATAAAATATCTAACATACAAGAAATTTTAAGCATGTTAAGTGTGTTTTCTGACATCTATTAAGTCTCGGATTTCTTGTGCTATTACATTCAAATTGTGCCTCTCCACCTATTACCAATCGGTTTTAGGTTCAATGCTTAACAAAACCAATCTAAGGCAAGGGCCAGGAAGCATGGGACAAATTTACGTGACCAGACAGCATAGGATCTAGATGTCACAGAAGTGTACTGAATATCAGTAAGAGTTAACATGCATACATAATGCACAGTCCAAAACAACACAAGCTGTATCAAGGGAATTTGGTTCTTTAACTGAATAAAGAACAAGAAAACATCACCCTAAGCTGAAGGCACCTTCTTCTAATACTTCCAGAGTACTTTAAAAGGCCTGAGAATTTGATGCTATCACTAGACAAAGAACTTAAACTACAAAGAGATGAAATGTCAGAGCCGACACCTCAGAACAAGGCAAACATCTTATCATTGGTGAAATTGGAACTTGGCAGTAACATGTAAACACATGCAAAGTACGAGCCAATATGAGAGATGAATAGTGAGCGACTCATGTAACTAATGGAGAACTCCAACCATTAAGAGAATCTGTTTACATGGATGTCTTTGTCCACTTATTAAAAGCTCACAAATCACAGATGCCAAGCCATGGCCTAAAATTCTTCCATGTATCACAAATGATAGGAACATCATTCAAACAAAGGCAAAGTGGGAAAAAAATTGGATAGAGAAGCCATACCATGACATAATCAATACCAGCACCCATTTTTACAGCTTTGTCTGGATGATGAGCTAAAACATTATCAAGTACAAACGTCTGATCATCGGCAGACAGTGGATCCCCATCGTTGTACCttcaaatatgaattttctattgagAAAACTCGCATAAGATGAAAACATGCAGTTTAAAGCAGAAACTATTGATTGCAGGGTTGGGGAatgggaaagtaaaaaaaaagattaagcAGTACAATAATTAGACTCCGAGAATAAATGTAGGCTAGGTCCTTGGAAGTGTCTGCTTTGTTACATATGGATCTAATAAAACTGGAGCGAACCCTAATGCTTAAAAGAATCATGAAAATTTTGACATGAACTATGATAGCAAAGATTGTTCATGCAAAATGCAAATTGTTTCCCACTTGAAAGGTGATTAAAAACATATAATGCCATACAAATAGATCATCAAATGTAAGGGCATCTAATTTCCCAGAATTTCCTAACTCATGCAGATCCATGTCAATTAACAACATAAAGAAATTACTTTCTACTTTCTGATGTAACTAAAAACATTGTCATAAAATTTCAAGAGCAAAAGTCTAAAAATTTACCCAGTCTGGTGCATTATTTTTCTGATTGACTGCATGAGTGGCTCAACATCCGAGAGAATATCTTTCTCCTCAGAAGTAAACATGTCTAGTCTTTGTCTTGTAACAGTGTACATTGCAGCCATACTGGAATCATCATTCATCATTCGAGCTGGCTTCACAGGACGATTCTTCTTATTAGCATCTGAAGCCCAACGACGTGAGCCCTTACTCTGTCCCCACTGATGCTGTTTTTCACTTTGAGTGTTATCCTCACCCTGTGGCATATCCCAGCCACTAGAACTTGCAGGTTGGTTTAAGTCATTAAGGGTGCCCCAACCCTGTGAACATTCGGGTGACTTTTGCTGGTCCCATGAATTATTCATTGTAGGTGACTTTTCTTGGTCCCAAGAACTATTTGCTGGTGGCTTTTGTTGATCCCAAGAATTATTTGCCGTAGATGATTTTTGCCGATCCCAAGAACTATTTGTTGCAGGTGACTTTTGTTGGTCCCAAGCATTATTCATTGTCTGTGACTTTTGTTGGTCCCAAGCACTATTCTTACTCCAGCCTTTTGTAGGTGACTCATCTGAGCCTGCAGCAGATGAGGAAACCCAATCAGACATTGACTGAACTGGCTTTTCCCAAGAAGCTTTTTCATCCCAACTAGATGTCGATTGAACTACCATTTCCTCTGTCACTTTGTTATTCCAACCAGATGCTGACTGCACCGGCTTTACTTGACTTGCTTTATTATCCCATTCATTTTCAATTCTCCCTTGGCCTGGCTGGTTATCATTTCCAATGAAGCCAGATTCATGAACTGCAGCAGTCTTCGTTCCCCAAGAAGAAACAGTATCCCAGCTACTAGATTTGGAAGTTTTGTCCAAAGATTTTTTAGGGGAGGAATCTTTTGTCCCCCAACCAGACCATGGCGCTGCAGCACTAGCATCAAGTTCTTCAGATTCTTTGCTCATTATTCCCCAACTAGCACCAGAATCCCAACCATTGGGCTTGGAGGCTCTCTCTTCCACAGGAAGGACATCTCGTGTATCAAACTTTTTCATCCCCCAACCAGACAATTCAGTTTGCTCTTTCATACAAGTTCCATCCGTTTTTGGAGAGACATCTTGTGATTTAGATTTGCTCATCCCCCAATCAGACCACTCGCTTTGCTTCTTTGAACCGGATGCAGCTGCTGCAAAATTGTCACCATCCTCTGCATTTTTATGCCATGCAGACAAGGCATCCCAACCAACATCCACTTTTGGAGAGACAACATCTTGTGATTTAGATTTGCTCGCCCCCCAATCAGAACACTCATTTTGCTTCTTCGAACTGGTTGCAGCAGCTGCAAATTTGTCACCATCCTCTGCATTTTTATTCCATCCAGACAAAGCATCCCAACCAACATCTTGTGAGTTAGATTTGCTTGCACCCCAACCAGACCACTCATTTTGCTTCTCCGAACTGGTCGTAGCTGCAGCAAATTTGTCAACATCCTCAGCATTTTTATTCCATCCAGATGCATCCCAACCAACATCTGACACCTTCTCCAAAGACACATCTTTTTCCCAATTTGCACTAGCTGACTGACCGTCTAAATTATTCTCAAATTCAGCTGCGTCCTCAAACACCAGCTTATCTAAACCAGTGCTATGGTCTGGAGACAAGCACCACTCATCCATTAAATCATCAACTTCTTCTCCCAGGCAAGCAGTATTAGAATTGCTTCCACCAGCACCACTAACCATGTGCAGAAAGTTGTAGACATCCATTCCACTCATTTGATCAGATCCAGACTGGGAAAGAAAAAAGATAATGAGAAAATGCTACACTAGAAATCAATGAAAGCCAATAAGAAGTTTGTTGCTCGAACTCAATTGCAGGTGTCAACTGCAGGTATGCATTGTCTGACATGCCAACTACATGAAATAGAACACATGCCAATACAGTTATAGAGGGTTCAAAATGAGGAAAAAGCTCTATGGGTTctttaaccaaaataaaatattaagaccCGTTTTTTTGGTCAAGTAAAAATATTAAGATCTTAGTAAATGAACCTAAATGGGACAGATGAAAAGGGCAAGGGCGTTGGCAGTAATAACCCAAGATGGAGGAAGAGAGAGGAACCAAGAAAACAAAGATGGCATCAGATCATCAAGCTTCATATCTCGTTACTGTAACTGAGTCTAAATTGTCAGCTTATTGTGTGGCATGAAGATCTATAGCAATTAAAACCTGAAAGGGTATGGAACTGAAGAAACTAATTCTGGTTAGGGTAGCAACTTGGTCTAATTTGGTGGATTCAGATATCTCCAGCTGAAACCATCACAGGTCCCATACCCATGTTCGTGACAAGTCGTGTTGACACCAAATTCCACCAAAAATACCAAGTTCAAGCAACAATCGAGGATAAGAGTTAGGAATATCATTAAAAAGCGTAACTCCAAATATGACATACCTCCTGATTCCACAGGAGGTCAAACCGTGATCCTGTTCCAACAGCCACACATTTACCCCAAGAACAGGATGCAACTATGCTCGACAAGGAATCATCATAGCATTTCTCAGCAGCCCTTTCAAAACACTTTCTTGGTGTCTGTGCAACCATAAAAGAGCTAATTGATTCAAAGGAACAATGGTTTATCCAAGAAGGGACTTCTTGTAATTTCTCAACTTAGAAAGAATAACAAAATACTTACAAACAGTGTTGCTTCGGTAAATGGCACTTGAATATTCAATGAGCGAGATAGTGTTTTATAACCACCAGAGTTGAAGCCGATTAAATTTCCACAACATGTCATACTGTTAGCTAAGAGCATGAGGTGTTCCTTTAGAACACCTCTTGTCACCATTGACACAGAAGTGGAGAGACGCTGTAAATGTCACAAAAAGTAAGCATTTTCAGTGACAGAGAATGAAACAATAAAGCTTTAAGATTATTTGTTAGGATAAAAGTATATATGAGCTGCTATATTCATCCATTAACAGTAAGAAAAAGTAAGTTATGTTATAGTAGATGCCACGTGTGCAAAAAATGCAAGCCAAAAATGAAAAGTATGCACGTCTAAACAACCATCAAACCCTACTCTACACTTGATGTCTGGTTGAAATATACCTGCACTGCTTGTTCAAAAGCACAAGAAATTCCGAGCAGTTGCTCAACTTGCTTTATGGCATAAGGTATAGACCTATGGGTGTCAATTATATTTAGCACTGGAAGACAACAATCGATGACAGTCCTCCAGGCATCACAGTTCTGCTTCACAGCAGATTTCTCCAAAACAACTTCCAAAGCCAATTCACCCTTCTGAGTCTTACTTGGATTTCTTATCCAAGTTGTTGCATCAGGGTTAACCCAGATAATTTTTGCTGAACAGATACGAGGGTCACCTGTCCATTAAAGATACCAAAACAGTAAATATCAAAATGCAAACATTGTCGGAAAGCAACCATCATAACCAGTTTCTCAGATTACAAGCTAAATATAATTGAGACAGAGAAAGTATTCAAGGCCAAGTATCATAAGGTTTGGAAAAGAAAACAACTTGAGAGTTGTACAAAGTTGAAAATTAATGATACAACTAACAATAATTGTGTGGATATCTATATGAGTTTTGTTGCCTAGCCTTTTCTGGACCTTATACACTGCTACTATATGCTTAActcaaagaaattaaaatattcaaaaagtaTGAACAGAGATTGGAAGAGACTATATCTACAGCTTGGCGACCTTAACTTGTTAACataataattacatattaaaaatttttaaaaagaaagctAATCACACTATCACCCTTATCTATTCAGCAATATGTAAGATTCGTACATATTGCTGAACATTTCATCAAAAGAGAAACCAAAAATCACAAAGTATAGGGCAATACCCTTGATCACTGTTTGTAGAAGAACAGGGTAGATGATGTCAGCCAGGATTTGTATAGCACTATCTAGATTATCATCATTTGTATTTCCAAAAAAGAACATCAAGCATGGCATGTCAAGCCATTTGTCCACACAGGATTGCTGGATGGAACAACTTTCACTGCCAAAAAGTTCAAAGAGAGGAGAATTTATGTACATAGCGACAGAACAGTGCAGTGGATCAAGAAATAATAGAGATTCTCAATGATAAGACATGCAACCAAAGAGAAAGTCACAATAAGTAGAAATCAGATAAAATGAAATAGATAAAAGCAGACAATGCAAGCTAAACCGAACGTCTAACAGCCTCCCAAGTTCTTTTTTGGTGGCAACCTAGTGACTATCAGGTTCCTTCCAGAGAAAAGGTCAACATCAGCAGTGATTCTTATCATGCAAGAGTTTTACCAGTACTTTGTCCCATTGCAACCAGATAAATGTTATAACAGAAACAGATCACACACTGTTAGGGTTCTAGCACAGTTGGTCAATAAAGGGAGAATATCAAACTCTACTTCTTCTAGATTGGCCAGCTGAAAGATGAAGTATGATgcttctttttatgtttttgttaaaaGGAAGAGCACTACAGCTCAAACCTAGGACTTCTATCCATGTCTCACACCATTACTGATTGAGCTAAGGCCCAATTGTTAAGAGGTTTTTAAATTAACCCGTAATTAAAAGCATAAGCAATTTTAGGACCCCAGAACACAGAGAAAAAGCACAAgtggtaaaattggaatattttcTAAGAACACTTTAACTAATAACTGATTGCCAATAGTTGGTGCTTAGTCCGATTTTGGCAAGAGATAAGTAATCAGAAGAATTTGGATTGTTGATAGTTGGCACTTAGTCATATTTTGAAATGCGTACAGTAAAGCAGAAGAATTTGGTATCTATTTCACATACCAATGTTATTACTGATAAGTTATATACTGCCTAGACATCAGTTAAAGAACATAATGCTAAGAGTCGCAccaatatatatttgtttttcaaATCAGTGGAACTACAATAAATTTTAGCAAACTTCTGGCAGTAACTATTAACAGACAGTAGAATAAAGAAAACACATTTAGTCCGCCATAACAAATTCCATTGAAGAAAACTAACCTGACAAACAAATCTGTCCTCTTAAAAGTTTCAGCAGTTTTTTTCTTCTTACGAAAGGAGTTAATAGTTTCTTGGCACTTCATATGAATCTCTTGCACACTAACACTCAACTCCTTCAATAGATCCTGTGTTTTTCAACACCTCTAAAATGAGATATATTAAAAGAAGCAACATGGATGCAATTTAAAGTCTTAAATATATCCCAAAAGAAACAATAATGTTAGGCTAAGTACAGTAACCTTATTGAGAAGGATATGCCCAACAAGGC
Protein-coding sequences here:
- the LOC107962354 gene encoding LOW QUALITY PROTEIN: DNA-directed RNA polymerase V subunit 1 (The sequence of the model RefSeq protein was modified relative to this genomic sequence to represent the inferred CDS: inserted 1 base in 1 codon), which encodes MEENSSSVILDGEIVGIKFCLATPKEILTASVSGFPINHVSQLSNSYLGLPLEFGKCSACGTSEPGQCEGHFGYIELPIPIYHPSHISELKRLLSLLCLKCLKLKNKFQMKSGSVAERLLSSCCENTPQVSIKEVKTTDGACYLELKQPSRQSKTNWNFLERYGFRYGDHHTRTLLPCEVVEILKRIPAQTRRKLSGKGFFPQEGYILQYLPVPPNCLSVPDVSDGVSVMSSDLSTSMLRKVLKQVEIIKSSRSGTPNFESHEVEANDLQSAVEQYLQVRGTVKASRSIDARYGVNKDASDSSTKAWXREMRTLFIRKGSGFSSRSVITGDPYKKVNEIGIPSEIAQRITFEERVNMHNMRYLQNLVDNKLCLTYRDGGSTYSLREGSKGHTFLRPGQVVHRRIMDGDIVFINRPPTTHKHSLQALSVYVHDDHTVKINPLICGPLSADFDGDCIHLFYPQSLSAKAEVYELFSVEKQLLSSHSGNLNLQLATDSLLSLRVMLKTFLFKKADAQQLSMFLSSALPEPAFLKCNHVAPCWTAFQILQTAFPACLDCSSDRYLIGKSDILKVDFNKDLMQSVINEVVASIFYEKGPKEVLNFFDSLQPLLMENIFAEGFTVCLEDFSVSREVIENIQKDIQVISPLLYQLRSTYNELVELQMENHIRVAKEPIADYILKTSSLGNLIDSRSDSAVNKVVQQIGFLGMQLSDKGKFYSKTLVEDVAHQFQSIYPSDAIDYPSAEFGLIKSCFFRGLDPYEGIVHSISTREVMVRSTRGLSEPGTLFKNLMAILRDVVICYDGTVRNVSSNSIIQFQYGLSARTRPQFPAGEPVGVLAATAMSNPAYKAVLDSSPSSNSSWELMKEILLCKVSFKNDPIDRRVILYLKDCDCGRKYCQENAAYLVKNHLRRVKLKDIAVDFVIEYQQQQIVSEIEAGLVGHILLNKDLLKELSVSVQEIHMKCQETINSFRKKKKTAETFKRTDLFVSESCSIQQSCVDKWLDMPCLMFFFGNTNDDNLDSAIQILADIIYPVLLQTVIKGDPRICSAKIIWVNPDATTWIRNPSKTQKGELALEVVLEKSAVKQNCDAWRTVIDCCLPVLNIIDTHRSIPYAIKQVEQLLGISCAFEQAVQRLSTSVSMVTRGVLKEHLMLLANSMTCCGNLIGFNSGGYKTLSRSLNIQVPFTEATLFTPRKCFERAAEKCYDDSLSSIVASCSWGKCVAVGTGSRFDLLWNQESGSDQMSGMDVYNFLHMVSGAGGSNSNTACLGEEVDDLMDEWCLSPDHSTGLDKLVFEDAAEFENNLDGQSASANWEKDVSLEKVSDVGWDASGWNKNAEDVDKFAAATTSSEKQNEWSGWGASKSNSQDVGWDALSGWNKNAEDGDKFAAAATSSKKQNECSDWGASKSKSQDVVSPKVDVGWDALSAWHKNAEDGDNFAAAASGSKKQSEWSDWGMSKSKSQDVSPKTDGTCMKEQTELSGWGMKKFDTRDVLPVEERASKPNGWDSGASWGIMSKESEELDASAAAPWSGWGTKDSSPKKSLDKTSKSSSWDTVSSWGTKTAAVHESGFIGNDNQPGQGRIENEWDNKASQVKPVQSASGWNNKVTEEMVVQSTSSWDEKASWEKPVQSMSDWVSSSAAGSDESPTKGWSKNSAWDQQKSQTMNNAWDQQKSPATNSSWDRQKSSTANNSWDQQKPPANSSWDQEKSPTMNNSWDQQKSPECSQGWGTLNDLNQPASSSGWDMPQGEDNTQSEKQHQWGQSKGSRRWASDANKKNRPVKPARMMNDDSSMAAMYTVTRQRLDMFTSEEKDILSDVEPLMQSIRKIMHQTGYNDGDPLSADDQTFVLDNVLAHHPDKAVKMGAGIDYVMVNKHSLFLDTRCLYVVTTDGHKQDFSYLKCLENMIKGKYPDLAEAFVSKYFRKSRGNRERGVAPENSQGNRDQSVTQDDNSQGNRDRSVAQDDNEGEVKQ